AAATGCCACCCATCGCCTGGAAACAAGGTGCTGCTGCTACTGTTGTTGCTGCTGCACTTGGTTATCCGGGGACTTATGAAAAAGGTAAAGTGATCGCAGGAATTGCAGAAGCCGAAGCCATAGGAGCAACTGTTTTTCATGCTGGTACTAAGTTACAAGACGGACAATTAATCACTGATGGAGGTCGAGTACTAAACGTCACTGGTACAGGAGAAAATTTTGAGCAAGCATTAGCTCAAGCATATGCTGGTATGAGATGCATTAATTTTGAGGATATGTATTACCGGCGAGATATCGGTCATCGGTTAAAGGGGGTGTAAGAGTGAGGGTGTGAGGGTGTAGAGAGGATAGCACTGATTTTTAAATATTATGACTTCGTTCTTAATTATTTCCCTTATACCCCTATACCCCCCTTACTCAAAGCAACAAACGACGTCTTTAAATGGCAATAACCACAGACATAACAAATTTTTATTTTAAGATGCTGGCTCTTTTAAAAAACATCCGAGAAACGATCGCAAATTGGTGGTCAGAGTTCACTCTCCAGACCAAACTTTTGGCTGCTGTAACCTTGGTGGTTTCTCTGGTGATGAGTGGTCTGACCTTTTGGGCAATCAATACGATTCAGCAGGACGCCCGTTTGAATGACACTCGTTTCGGTCGTGACTTAGGACTGCTGCTGGCTGCTAACGTTGCTCCATTAATTGCCGATCATAATTTGACTGAGGTAGCACAATTTTCTCAACGCTTTTACAGCAGTACTTCCAGTGTGCGTTACATGCTTTATGCTGATGAGACTGGAAAAATCTATTTTGGTATTCCCTTTTGGGAACCGGAGGTTGAAACCTCCTTAACGATTGAAAGACGCATCCAACTACCAGAGGATTACGCTGCTGATGCCGACAAACCAATGGTGCGACAACATATGTCTCCAGATGGTGTAGTCACAGATGTATTTGTGCCTTTGACGGTGGAAAAAAAATATCTGGGTGTTTTAGCGATCGGCATTAACCCCAATCCGAACGCTGTCATTTCTACAAATTTCACCCGCGATGTCACCATTGCTGTATTCATTTCTATTTGGGTAATGGTGATTTTAGGAGGGGTAATCAATGCTTTAACAATCACCAAACCAATTAAAGAGTTATTGCTGGGTGTAAAGCAAATTGCTGCGGGCAACTTTAAGCAGCGTATTGACTTGCCATTTGGAGGTGAACTCAAAGAGCTAATTTTCAGCTTTAATGAAATGGCAGAGCGCCTAGAACGCTACGAAGAACAGAATATTGAGGAACTAACTGCTGAAAAAGCCAAGTTAGAAACGTTAGTTTCTACGATCGCTGATGGTGCGGTTTTGATAGACGACCATATGCAGGTGATTTTAGTCAACCCCACAGCTAGGCGCATTTTTGGTTGGGAAGGACTGGATGTTGTAGGTGAGAGTGTTTTAAATTACTTGCCGTCAGCAGTACAAATAGAAATCACTCGTACTTTATATGAAATGGCAGGCGGGGAATGTGAAAGTGCCGAATTTCGTATTCCTTTCACTCAACCGAGTAAACGCACTATTCGCCTTCTCTTAGCTACTGTATTTGACCAACAAAGGGAGAGTGTGAAGGGAATTGCGATTACTGTGCAAGATATCACTCGAGAAGTAGAACTAAACGAAGCTAAAAGTCAATTTATCAGTAACGTTTCCCACGAATTACGTACTCCCTTATTTAATATCAAGTCTTTTATTGAAACTTTGCACGAATATGGGGAAGAACTCAGTTCAGAACAACGGCAAGATTTTTTGTTAACTGTCAACCA
Above is a genomic segment from Fischerella sp. JS2 containing:
- the nblS gene encoding two-component system sensor histidine kinase NblS — its product is MLALLKNIRETIANWWSEFTLQTKLLAAVTLVVSLVMSGLTFWAINTIQQDARLNDTRFGRDLGLLLAANVAPLIADHNLTEVAQFSQRFYSSTSSVRYMLYADETGKIYFGIPFWEPEVETSLTIERRIQLPEDYAADADKPMVRQHMSPDGVVTDVFVPLTVEKKYLGVLAIGINPNPNAVISTNFTRDVTIAVFISIWVMVILGGVINALTITKPIKELLLGVKQIAAGNFKQRIDLPFGGELKELIFSFNEMAERLERYEEQNIEELTAEKAKLETLVSTIADGAVLIDDHMQVILVNPTARRIFGWEGLDVVGESVLNYLPSAVQIEITRTLYEMAGGECESAEFRIPFTQPSKRTIRLLLATVFDQQRESVKGIAITVQDITREVELNEAKSQFISNVSHELRTPLFNIKSFIETLHEYGEELSSEQRQDFLLTVNHETDRLTRLVNDVLDLSRLESGRSYHLDGVDLTQAIEQTLRTYQLNAKDKGIELYQEVEPNLPLVVGHYDLLLQVLANLLGNALKFTKAGGKVMIRAYQLEPQPHDSDRPAQVRVEIADTGIGIGSEDQEAIFDRFFRVENRVHTLEGTGLGLSIVRNIIEEKHHSKVHLVSEVGVGTTFWFDLAVFEEPLLSSAKASSDCKNHSEL